A genomic window from Pygocentrus nattereri isolate fPygNat1 chromosome 22, fPygNat1.pri, whole genome shotgun sequence includes:
- the smox gene encoding spermine oxidase yields the protein MQSCEISSDSTDDPLSSGLRRHQQPRIVVIGAGLAGLAATKSLLENGFTNVTVLEASDHIGGRVLSVQFGKATLELGATWIHGANGNPVYHLAEDNGLLEHTTEEECSVGRISLYAKNGVAHYQTNSGKRIPKDLVEEFSDLYNEVYDLTQEFFKNGKPVGAESKNSVGIFTRDLVRKRIMLDPEDSESTKKLKLSMLQQYLKVESCESSSPNMDEVSLSEFGEWTEIPGAHHVIPAGFIKVVELLAQDIPARVLRLGKPVHRIHWNYSCPEAEDNADGADHNQDQRPGPAPVCVECEDGEWLPADHVIVTASLGVLKKAHETLFSPGLPQDKALAVQKLGISTTDKIFLEFAEPFWSPECNSIQFVWEDEAQLESLAYPVELWYRKICSFDVLYPPERYGHMLSGWICGDEALRMERCDDETVAEICTELLRKFTGNQNIPKPRRILRSAWGSNPYIRGSYSFTRVGSSGGDVERLAEPLPYTKSTKAPPLQVLFAGEATHRKYYSTTHGALLSGQREANRLIELYHDLFNADTTKPNM from the exons ATGCAAAGTTGTGAAATATCTTCAGACAGCACTGATGATCCTCTTAGTAGCGGCTTACGCAGGCATCAACAACCGCGAATAGTAGTGATTGGTGCGGGCTTGGCCGGCCTAGCAGCCACCAAAAGCCTTTTGGAGAACGGCTTCACCAATGTCACAGTGCTAGAGGCCTCGGACCACATCGGAGGCAGAGTGCTAAGTGTTCAGTTCG GTAAAGCCACTTTGGAGCTAGGAGCCACCTGGATCCATGGCGCTAACGGGAACCCCGTGTACCACCTGGCTGAGGACAACGGGCTACTGGAGCACACCACGGAGGAGGAGTGCAGCGTGGGCCGCATCAGCCTCTATGCCAAGAATGGCGTGGCCCACTACCAGACCAACAGCGGAAAGCGCATCCCCAAGGACCTGGTGGAAGAGTTCAGTGACCTGTACAACGAG GTATATGATTTGACTCAGGAGTTTTTCAAAAATGGAAAACCAGTGGGTGCCGAGAGCAAGAACAGCGTGGGGATCTTCACACGGGATCTGGTACGGAAAAGGATCATGCTGGACCCCGAAGACTCAGAGAGCACCAAGAAGCTTAAGCTGTCCATGCTGCAACAGTACCTCAAG GTGGAGAGCTGTGAGAGCAGTTCCCCCAACATGGATGAGGTATCTCTGAGTGAATTCGGAGAATGGACGGAGATTCCTGGTGCCCATCATGTCATCCCGGCCGGCTTTATCAAAGTCGTAGAGCTGTTGGCCCAGGACATCCCAGCCCGCGTGCTGCGTCTGGGCAAACCTGTCCACCGCATCCACTGGAACTACAGCTGTCCTGAGGCCGAAGACAATGCCGACGGGGCCGACCACAACCAAGACCAGCGTCCAGGGCCAGCTCCAGTGTGTGTGGAGTGCGAGGACGGTGAATGGCTGCCCGCTGACCATGTGATCGTGACTGCCTCGCTGGGTGTGCTCAAGAAGGCCCATGAAACGTTGTTCTCACCTGGCCTGCCCCAGGACAAGGCACTGGCTGTGCAGAAGCTGGGCATCAGCACCACAGACAAGATCTTCCTGGAGTTCGCTGAGCCCTTCTGGAGCCCCGAGTGCAACAGCATCCAGTTTGTGTGGGAAGACGAGGCACAGCTGGAAAGCCTGGCCTACCCGGTTGAGCTCTGGTACCGCAAGATCTGCAGCTTCGATGTGCTCTATCCACCCGAGCGCTACGGCCACATGTTAAGCGGCTGGATCTGTGGTGACGAGGCACTGCGCATGGAGCGCTGCGACGACGAGACCGTGGCTGAGATCTGCACCGAGCTGCTCCGCAAGTTCACAG GGAACCAGAACATTCCGAAGCCACGGAGGATCCTGCGCTCAGCGTGGGGCAGTAACCCCTACATCAGGGGCTCGTACTCATTCACCCGCGTGGGCTCCAGTGGAGGAGACGTGGAGCGCCTGGCTGAGCCTCTGCCCTACACCAAGAGCACCAAGGCTCCA CCTTTACAGGTGCTGTTTGCTGGTGAAGCCACACACAGGAAATACTATTCCACTACTCATGGTGCTTTGCTTTCAGGTCAGAGGGAGGCAAACCGGCTGATTGAGCTGTACCATGACCTCTTCAATGCAGACACCACAAAGCCTaacatgtaa